In Nocardioides faecalis, the following proteins share a genomic window:
- a CDS encoding MCE family protein, producing the protein MSRDRRFSLIALGRRHPALLAAHAIVAFVALTLLVFNLERIPMFAGTHYSAVFTEAAGLQGGEEVRISGIKVGKVTGIRLVRDTVVVDFELDDDTEIGEDTRAGIEIRTLLGQHYLSLSPAGAERLEAGATIPQERTTTPMNVVPTLQQATGTLAELDTAKLAEAFDSLTEVVQQVAPEARGALDGLGRLSQTIASRDAELARLFADAEEVTGVLAERDTELTQLLGDTSDVLEMLRSRERVIAAIIRDTSTFAGQLRGLITDNEAALTPMLAQLDRVLEVLSEHRDDLGATIKATARYGKTFTNVGGTGPWFDGTIKFPGGFALCTSEEDTVVNDVLSPVLAKLNQALNGGTAPCLPLGPATPGPLGGAG; encoded by the coding sequence GTGAGCCGGGACCGCCGCTTCTCGCTGATCGCGCTCGGGCGCCGCCACCCCGCCCTGCTCGCCGCGCATGCCATCGTCGCGTTCGTCGCGCTGACGCTGCTGGTGTTCAACCTGGAGCGGATCCCGATGTTCGCCGGCACCCACTACTCCGCGGTCTTCACCGAGGCCGCCGGGCTCCAGGGCGGTGAGGAGGTGCGGATCTCCGGCATCAAGGTCGGCAAGGTCACCGGCATCCGGCTGGTGCGCGACACCGTGGTCGTCGACTTCGAGCTCGACGACGACACCGAGATCGGCGAGGACACCCGGGCCGGCATCGAGATCCGCACCCTGCTCGGCCAGCACTACCTGAGCCTCTCCCCCGCCGGTGCGGAGCGGCTCGAGGCCGGCGCCACGATCCCGCAGGAGCGTACGACGACCCCGATGAACGTCGTACCGACGCTGCAGCAGGCCACCGGCACCCTCGCCGAGCTCGACACCGCGAAGCTGGCCGAGGCCTTCGACTCCCTCACCGAGGTGGTGCAGCAGGTCGCCCCCGAGGCCCGCGGCGCGCTCGATGGGCTGGGTCGGCTCTCGCAGACCATCGCCTCCCGCGACGCCGAGCTGGCCCGGCTCTTCGCCGACGCCGAGGAGGTCACCGGGGTGCTGGCCGAGCGCGACACGGAGCTGACCCAGCTGCTCGGCGACACCTCCGACGTGCTCGAGATGCTGCGCAGCCGGGAGCGGGTGATCGCCGCGATCATCCGCGACACCAGCACCTTCGCCGGACAGCTGCGCGGGCTCATCACCGACAACGAGGCCGCGCTGACGCCGATGCTCGCCCAGCTGGACCGGGTGCTGGAGGTGCTCTCCGAGCATCGCGACGACCTGGGCGCCACCATCAAGGCCACCGCCCGCTACGGCAAGACGTTCACCAACGTCGGTGGCACCGGGCCCTGGTTCGACGGCACCATCAAGTTCCCCGGCGGCTTCGCCCTGTGCACCTCCGAGGAGGACACCGTGGTCAACGACGTGCTCAGCCCCGTGCTGGCCAAGCTGAACCAGGCGCTCAACGGCGGCACCGCCCCCTGCCTGCCGCTGGGCCCGGCCACCCCCGGACCGCTGGGAGGTGCCGGATGA
- a CDS encoding MCE family protein, producing the protein MSRPEPAVRAQSRIPSSAYKMAIFAAVTILLFGLLATVIGNVSFAPSRTFHAEFTDATGVTVGDKVRLSGVEVGRVTEVRLAGAGEAEPDWGARNARVSFTVDEDVPLFDSATLALRFENIVGRRYLAITEEPGGTPQQPGSTIEVARTSPALNLTVLFNGFQPLFRALDPEQTNRLADLMVRTLQGEGTTYASLMRATAGLTAELADADEVIGTVVDNLGAVLSTIAERDVRLTRLIVTFRDLMQGLSEDREEISAALPGLADLLSVSGDAIADVRGPLRGDVEQLAEVVETLDADRDVIAESLQRLPRRSRAQTRTGSYGSYFNFYVCGLELNVRLLGNEYLLSSPGLSANERATVCAGTERGNLQ; encoded by the coding sequence ATGAGCCGCCCCGAACCTGCGGTCCGGGCCCAGTCGCGGATCCCGTCGTCGGCGTACAAGATGGCGATCTTCGCCGCCGTCACGATCCTGCTCTTCGGGCTGCTGGCCACGGTCATCGGCAACGTCTCCTTCGCCCCGAGCCGCACCTTCCATGCCGAGTTCACCGACGCCACCGGCGTCACCGTGGGCGACAAGGTGCGCCTGTCGGGTGTGGAGGTCGGGCGGGTCACCGAGGTGCGTCTCGCCGGCGCGGGCGAGGCGGAGCCGGACTGGGGCGCGCGGAACGCCCGGGTCTCGTTCACCGTCGACGAGGACGTGCCGCTCTTCGACTCCGCGACGCTGGCGCTGCGGTTCGAGAACATCGTCGGGCGCCGCTACCTGGCGATCACCGAGGAGCCGGGCGGCACCCCGCAGCAGCCGGGCAGCACGATCGAGGTCGCCCGCACCTCCCCGGCGCTGAACCTGACGGTGCTGTTCAACGGGTTCCAGCCGCTCTTCCGGGCCCTGGACCCCGAGCAGACCAACCGGCTGGCGGACCTGATGGTGCGCACCCTGCAGGGCGAGGGCACCACGTACGCCTCGCTGATGCGGGCCACCGCTGGGCTGACCGCCGAGCTCGCCGACGCCGACGAGGTGATCGGCACCGTCGTGGACAACCTGGGGGCCGTGCTGAGCACGATCGCCGAGCGCGACGTGCGGCTGACCCGGCTGATCGTCACGTTCCGTGACCTGATGCAGGGCCTGTCCGAGGACCGCGAGGAGATCTCCGCCGCGCTGCCCGGCCTGGCCGACCTGCTCTCGGTCTCCGGCGACGCCATCGCCGACGTGCGCGGCCCGCTGCGCGGCGACGTGGAGCAGCTCGCGGAGGTCGTGGAGACCCTGGATGCCGACCGGGACGTGATCGCGGAGTCCCTGCAGCGGCTGCCGCGCCGCTCCCGCGCCCAGACCCGGACCGGCTCCTACGGCTCCTACTTCAACTTCTACGTGTGCGGCCTGGAGCTCAACGTGCGGCTGCTCGGCAACGAGTACCTGCTCTCCTCGCCGGGCCTCTCAGCCAACGAGCGCGCCACGGTCTGCGCCGGCACCGAACGGGGGAACCTGCAGTGA
- a CDS encoding MCE family protein: MHTTGSRLWQRHRLPVLGVGYLVVLALLVWVCVAAFTKDLPWQRVVSVEVVTTHAGLELNNHADVKIAGRVVGEVRGVRSSAGRTVIELGLDPDEVRHVPADVDAAIVPKTLFGEKFVDLLPRAAAPGAGGAGDTGGAGDAGGSIEAAAVGATGPRITDGAVIEQTATATEIGDVYAKLVPVLRAVDPAKLSTVLTTLASTVQGRGAQLNQTVRNLGELLERVDPHLDTLDADLRQLARVLEGYDAAAPDVLRTLANATALSTDLLVPAEERLGRFLDTLTDLSDTTREVLAANGENLVHIVTRGEPLLALLDEYSPMLACSIDGLRLVDLHGNLTTGSRGPYVLLSIDMFLLREPYSAPRDLPTERTSGAHLDSLPAPIRSWAPHCPRFGEQIHRAVDAQPRSLPPMPHQVISNEREQAGAQSGTKAGTGSGKKGAGTKAGTAAGPLDLEAQRLALATALARDLLARTGGTKPGTGEAGTASGSGTTPGSAELGGLLLAPLLGDDPVEVP; the protein is encoded by the coding sequence ATGCACACGACCGGATCCCGCCTGTGGCAGCGACACCGCCTCCCCGTCCTCGGGGTGGGCTACCTGGTGGTGCTCGCGCTGCTGGTCTGGGTGTGCGTGGCGGCCTTCACCAAGGACCTGCCGTGGCAGCGGGTGGTCTCCGTCGAGGTCGTCACCACCCATGCCGGGCTGGAGCTCAACAACCACGCCGACGTGAAGATCGCCGGCCGGGTGGTCGGAGAGGTCCGCGGCGTGCGGAGCTCGGCGGGGCGCACCGTGATCGAGCTCGGCCTGGACCCCGACGAGGTGCGCCACGTGCCCGCGGACGTGGACGCCGCGATCGTGCCCAAGACCCTGTTCGGCGAGAAGTTCGTCGACCTGCTGCCCCGGGCGGCGGCTCCGGGAGCGGGCGGGGCCGGGGACACGGGTGGGGCCGGGGACGCGGGTGGCTCGATCGAGGCTGCCGCGGTCGGGGCGACCGGCCCGCGCATCACCGACGGTGCGGTGATCGAGCAGACGGCGACCGCGACCGAGATCGGCGACGTCTACGCCAAGCTGGTGCCGGTGCTGCGCGCGGTCGACCCCGCCAAGCTGTCCACCGTGCTCACCACCCTGGCCAGCACGGTGCAGGGCCGCGGCGCCCAGCTGAACCAGACCGTGCGCAACCTCGGCGAGCTGCTGGAGCGGGTGGACCCGCACCTGGACACCCTCGACGCCGACCTGCGCCAGCTCGCCCGCGTCCTCGAGGGGTACGACGCCGCGGCTCCCGACGTGCTGCGCACGCTGGCCAACGCCACCGCGCTGAGCACCGACCTGCTGGTGCCGGCCGAGGAGCGGCTGGGCCGGTTCCTGGACACGCTGACCGACCTGTCGGACACCACCCGGGAGGTGCTGGCCGCCAACGGGGAGAACCTGGTCCACATCGTCACCCGCGGCGAGCCGCTGCTGGCGCTGCTGGACGAGTACTCCCCGATGCTGGCCTGCTCGATCGACGGCCTGCGGTTGGTGGACCTGCACGGCAACCTGACCACGGGCTCGCGCGGGCCCTACGTGCTGCTGTCGATCGACATGTTCCTGCTCCGCGAGCCCTACTCCGCGCCGCGGGACCTGCCCACCGAGCGGACCTCGGGGGCGCACCTGGACAGCCTGCCCGCCCCGATCCGTTCGTGGGCGCCGCACTGCCCGCGGTTCGGTGAGCAGATCCACCGGGCCGTCGACGCGCAGCCGCGCTCGCTGCCGCCGATGCCGCACCAGGTGATCAGCAACGAGCGCGAGCAGGCGGGCGCCCAGTCCGGCACCAAGGCCGGCACCGGGTCCGGGAAGAAGGGTGCCGGCACGAAGGCGGGCACCGCGGCGGGCCCGCTCGACCTGGAGGCCCAGCGCCTGGCGCTGGCCACCGCACTGGCCCGCGACCTGCTCGCCCGCACCGGCGGCACGAAGCCCGGCACCGGCGAGGCCGGCACGGCCTCCGGCTCCGGTACGACGCCGGGCAGTGCCGAGCTCGGCGGGCTGCTGCTCGCGCCGCTGCTGGGCGACGACCCGGTGGAGGTGCCATGA
- a CDS encoding MlaE family ABC transporter permease, translated as MSAPAPETRPFPGYDVLADLGRQVAFYGRVLRGVPHAVRHHRGEIWRLLTEVSFGRGALVLVAGTVGILVFEVVAVGSVVGLVGYEGLQQVGIQPYVGFLSAYFNTREVAPLIAGNALVATVGAGFTAQIGAMRISEEIDALEVMSVRSVPYLVTTRMIAAFIAVVPLYLIALVGTYASTQAVSVHYYGLTGGTYEHYFSLFLPPIDVAYSFGKVLVFAVILTMVCCYYGFTASGGPAGVGVAVGRAVRLSIVMIIVADFFLSLALWGSTTTVRLAG; from the coding sequence ATGAGCGCCCCCGCGCCCGAGACCCGTCCCTTCCCCGGGTACGACGTGCTGGCCGACCTCGGCCGCCAGGTCGCGTTCTACGGCCGGGTGCTGCGCGGGGTGCCGCACGCGGTGCGCCACCACCGCGGCGAGATCTGGCGGCTGTTGACCGAGGTCTCCTTCGGCCGCGGCGCGCTGGTGCTGGTCGCCGGCACCGTCGGGATCCTCGTCTTCGAGGTGGTCGCCGTCGGCTCGGTGGTCGGCCTGGTCGGCTACGAGGGCCTGCAGCAGGTGGGGATCCAGCCCTACGTGGGGTTCCTGTCGGCGTACTTCAACACCCGCGAGGTGGCGCCGCTGATCGCCGGCAACGCCCTGGTCGCCACCGTCGGCGCCGGCTTCACCGCACAGATCGGGGCGATGCGGATCAGCGAGGAGATCGACGCGCTCGAGGTGATGTCGGTGCGCTCGGTGCCCTACCTGGTGACCACCCGGATGATCGCGGCGTTCATCGCGGTGGTGCCGCTCTACCTGATCGCGCTGGTCGGCACCTACGCCTCCACCCAGGCGGTCTCGGTGCACTACTACGGGCTGACGGGCGGCACCTACGAGCACTACTTCAGCCTGTTCCTGCCGCCGATCGACGTGGCCTACTCCTTCGGCAAGGTGCTCGTCTTCGCGGTGATCCTGACGATGGTGTGCTGCTACTACGGCTTCACCGCCAGCGGCGGACCGGCCGGCGTGGGCGTCGCGGTGGGCCGCGCGGTGCGGCTCTCGATCGTGATGATCATCGTCGCCGACTTCTTCCTGAGCCTGGCGCTGTGGGGCTCCACGACGACCGTGCGGCTGGCCGGCTAG
- a CDS encoding MlaE family ABC transporter permease encodes MSATARGGVLARPLVPVGELLVFAMEVFRGMFRRPFAWRELSDQAWFATRVSLLPACAITVPFGAVLALQIGSLFDQLGARSFTGAVAVVGIVQQAAPIATVVIVAGAAGTAVAADLGSRKIREELDALEVLGLNVIDRLVVPRVLAMGIVAALLNAIATSVGIIGAYGFNVMVQGGSPGAYLASFGALAQLPDLYVGELKAFLFGILAGIVATYQGVRAKGGARGVGDGVNQSVVIAFVLLFLANALLTAVYYELVPPKGL; translated from the coding sequence GTGAGCGCCACGGCCCGCGGCGGCGTGCTCGCTCGCCCGCTGGTGCCCGTGGGCGAGCTGCTCGTCTTCGCCATGGAGGTCTTCCGCGGCATGTTCCGCCGCCCCTTCGCGTGGCGCGAGCTGTCCGACCAGGCGTGGTTCGCCACCCGGGTCTCGCTGCTGCCGGCCTGCGCGATCACGGTCCCGTTCGGGGCGGTGCTGGCCCTGCAGATCGGCTCGCTCTTCGACCAGCTCGGCGCCCGCTCGTTCACCGGCGCGGTCGCGGTGGTCGGCATCGTGCAGCAGGCCGCCCCGATCGCCACCGTGGTGATCGTGGCCGGCGCCGCCGGCACGGCGGTCGCCGCCGATCTCGGCTCCCGCAAGATCCGCGAGGAGCTGGACGCCCTCGAGGTGCTCGGGCTCAACGTCATCGACCGGCTCGTCGTACCGCGGGTGCTGGCGATGGGCATCGTCGCGGCGCTGCTCAACGCGATCGCCACCAGCGTCGGCATCATCGGCGCCTACGGGTTCAACGTGATGGTCCAGGGCGGCTCACCGGGCGCCTACCTGGCCAGCTTCGGCGCCCTGGCCCAGCTGCCTGACCTCTACGTGGGCGAGCTGAAGGCCTTCCTCTTCGGCATCCTCGCCGGCATCGTGGCCACCTACCAGGGCGTGCGCGCCAAGGGCGGCGCCCGCGGCGTCGGCGACGGCGTCAACCAGTCCGTGGTGATCGCCTTCGTCCTGCTCTTCCTGGCCAACGCGCTGCTCACCGCCGTGTACTACGAGCTCGTGCCGCCGAAGGGGTTGTGA
- a CDS encoding cation acetate symporter — protein MGPDSIPGLVAVVGVTLVTLAIGTWGLRFSRTTSDFFVASRTVRPGLNATAIGGEYLSAASFLGIAGLLVVGGAQMLWYPVGWTAGYLLLLVLVAAPLRRSGAYTLPDFAEARLGSRTVRAACSLLVVAIGWLYLIPQFEGAGITLRTATGAPEWAGPVVVGAVVLANVTSGGMRSVTFVQAFQYWLKLTALLVPAAVLLAVWWGDGRPGAATTGAEAWSVPVAGSGSVGLYTTYSLMLGLFLGTMGLPHVVVRYYTNPDGRAARRTTVVVLALLGLFYLWPPVYAALGRVYGASILAEGRSDVLVLELPRLMVGGVGGDVLTGLVTAGAFAAFLSTASGLAIAVAGVITQDATSRLVGERRGGGVTAFRLAAVVAVTVPVLTALAVRDVGVAQAVSQAFSVAASTFAPLLVLGIWWRRLTDVGALAGLAAGGLGAGSAAVLTLAGVAPAGWAGALLAQPAAWSVPLAAAVMVVASLATRDREPGHAGRFLVRLHTPESLDPAAR, from the coding sequence GTGGGCCCGGACTCCATCCCCGGCCTGGTCGCGGTCGTCGGCGTCACCCTGGTCACGCTGGCGATCGGCACCTGGGGGCTGCGGTTCTCCCGGACCACCAGCGACTTCTTCGTCGCCTCCCGCACGGTGCGCCCGGGCCTCAACGCCACCGCGATCGGCGGTGAGTACCTCTCCGCGGCCTCCTTCCTCGGCATCGCGGGCCTGCTCGTGGTGGGCGGGGCGCAGATGCTGTGGTACCCGGTCGGCTGGACCGCCGGCTACCTGCTGCTGCTCGTGCTGGTCGCGGCGCCGCTCCGCCGCTCGGGCGCCTACACGCTGCCCGACTTCGCCGAGGCGCGACTCGGCTCCCGCACCGTCCGCGCGGCCTGCTCGCTGCTGGTCGTCGCGATCGGCTGGCTCTACCTGATCCCGCAGTTCGAGGGCGCCGGCATCACGCTGCGCACCGCCACCGGTGCCCCGGAGTGGGCGGGCCCGGTCGTCGTGGGCGCCGTGGTGCTGGCCAACGTCACCTCCGGCGGCATGCGGTCGGTGACCTTCGTGCAGGCCTTCCAGTACTGGCTGAAGCTGACCGCCCTGCTGGTGCCCGCGGCCGTGCTGCTCGCGGTGTGGTGGGGCGACGGGCGCCCCGGCGCCGCCACCACCGGCGCCGAGGCGTGGTCGGTGCCGGTGGCCGGCTCCGGCTCGGTCGGGCTCTACACGACGTACTCCCTGATGCTGGGGCTGTTCCTCGGCACGATGGGGCTGCCGCACGTCGTGGTGCGCTACTACACCAACCCCGACGGTCGGGCCGCTCGCCGCACGACCGTGGTGGTGCTGGCGCTGCTCGGCCTGTTCTACCTGTGGCCCCCGGTGTACGCCGCCCTCGGCCGGGTCTACGGCGCGAGCATCCTCGCCGAGGGACGCTCCGACGTGCTGGTGCTGGAGCTGCCGCGGCTGATGGTCGGCGGCGTCGGTGGCGACGTGCTCACCGGGCTGGTCACCGCCGGCGCGTTCGCCGCGTTCCTCTCCACCGCCTCCGGGCTGGCGATCGCGGTCGCCGGGGTGATCACCCAGGACGCCACCTCCCGGCTGGTCGGCGAGCGCCGGGGCGGCGGGGTGACGGCGTTCCGGCTGGCGGCCGTGGTGGCGGTGACCGTGCCCGTGCTGACCGCGCTGGCGGTGCGCGACGTCGGGGTCGCCCAGGCGGTCTCGCAGGCGTTCTCCGTGGCCGCGTCCACCTTCGCGCCGCTGCTGGTGCTCGGCATCTGGTGGCGCCGATTGACCGACGTCGGAGCGCTGGCCGGGCTGGCCGCGGGTGGGCTCGGCGCGGGCTCGGCCGCGGTGCTCACCCTGGCCGGGGTCGCGCCGGCGGGCTGGGCCGGGGCGCTGCTGGCGCAGCCGGCGGCGTGGAGCGTGCCGCTGGCCGCGGCGGTCATGGTGGTCGCCTCGCTGGCCACCCGGGACCGGGAGCCCGGACACGCGGGCCGGTTCCTCGTCCGACTGCACACGCCCGAGTCGCTCGACCCCGCCGCCCGCTGA
- a CDS encoding LytR/AlgR family response regulator transcription factor produces MKVSTGSVPASAGGPGGPVGAGGGGGLRVLAVDDERPALDELVYLLEADPRVTEVIACQSATDGLRTLREREVDCVLLDIQMPGLSGLELAEVLRRFRQPPTVVFVTAHEQHAVEAFDLRAVDYVLKPVRPERLAEAVRRVLADTTPPAPAAPESQVAVERAGVTRFVDRGDITHVEAHGDYARLHTTAGESYLLRVPLSGLEEQWGEAGFHRIHRSLLVALAHVTEVRTEAGRTSVVVGTHGGAVELPVSRRHTRALRDVLLRRARA; encoded by the coding sequence GGTGCTGGTGGTGGCGGTGGGCTGCGGGTGCTCGCCGTCGACGACGAGCGTCCCGCCCTCGACGAGCTGGTCTACCTGCTGGAGGCGGACCCGCGGGTCACCGAGGTCATCGCCTGCCAGTCGGCCACCGACGGGCTGCGGACCCTGCGCGAGCGGGAGGTCGACTGTGTGCTGCTCGACATCCAGATGCCCGGGCTCAGCGGCCTGGAGCTGGCCGAGGTGCTGCGCCGGTTCCGGCAGCCGCCGACGGTGGTGTTCGTGACCGCGCACGAGCAGCACGCCGTGGAGGCCTTCGACCTGCGCGCGGTCGACTACGTGCTCAAGCCGGTGCGGCCCGAACGGCTCGCCGAGGCGGTGCGCCGCGTGCTGGCCGACACCACCCCACCCGCGCCGGCCGCCCCGGAGTCCCAGGTCGCCGTCGAGCGCGCCGGGGTCACCCGGTTCGTCGACCGCGGCGACATCACGCACGTCGAGGCGCACGGCGACTACGCCCGGCTGCACACCACCGCCGGGGAGTCCTACCTGCTCCGGGTGCCGCTGAGCGGGCTGGAGGAGCAGTGGGGCGAGGCGGGCTTCCACCGCATCCACCGCTCGCTGCTGGTCGCGCTGGCCCACGTCACCGAGGTCCGCACCGAGGCGGGGCGCACCTCGGTCGTGGTCGGCACCCACGGCGGTGCGGTCGAGCTGCCGGTCAGCCGGCGCCACACCCGGGCACTGCGCGACGTGCTGCTGCGCCGCGCCCGGGCCTGA